One stretch of Podospora bellae-mahoneyi strain CBS 112042 chromosome 2, whole genome shotgun sequence DNA includes these proteins:
- a CDS encoding hypothetical protein (COG:S; EggNog:ENOG503P0AS): MEMAEDGNVAALLATKLATPIAQLGPDLPDQPSRTVRGEVGITWPYNSVTETFAFLLAEPDVRLRRARGQVRIELHGSSARILSKCGLGAGDELLFSLEEVTWTKDTSPGGIPGSRVEWQLQFDEKFVLQIKSGETNQLRHLNIDHPELETEASPRPPAPLATAPRPSTPEPEEPPEHVPTIRKFFEVAENEYASPALIKRQRLSYGALFEDGFDPFEEDGGVKGKGRKRTRFGRDSSAWRYTSQSPSPEPQSPAEESMDEDVTGKTSPQPSPQKEMLDEGVQTVDIEMTEPTDEAVQTEPVQTEPVQPESTRVEAAQTEPMETEPVRTKPVQTPPVRTESAMDVLSQAALAHAQQAQKSPASEEHPRLAQAQQEKRSPVAQEQPALTMPELAPATPQHDQASGKATESRSGPPAANANTDMPKLDAAQKPATDTFASSSLFGTPKTPGFSMFGTGTPARIQSPSSIADQVRFGFSHIPHTAPPPDAHDQHFHGATGFDKNEAYPDSYLDDAPSGVHINNYFASADTQDLPIQQPPMAENFDNNQWTVTTESPRYNQTEGGHFADDALEEDTRMPPGDAALHAAHVTPNALPDGFASYGNGGLQGQFADGGLATQEARGYGEGDDSLEEDAVGVDDEEDQDAVQDEYAYGEPIEEGDYDQRNYVEPSDDDEGLSEQEEEVHQEIVDRYGDAGVLDESEFKGFNDLSEDQEEDDEEEYGDEEEGDEYDDYEEAPAAKPVYTGRVLPRANPKGPMVISLLSDSEDDDVPMPAPKAPPAAEPTQETRKSPGIGSDQVDPGLSEEVEESEEAKASEAAKDSEEDEEGSEEEDRELEEDVYDSEEEMPDAEEEVSEVGGAGVEHESASEDEVGDLKVEEASVRDENEDEDEAEDHTAEEASDEDEEPEEETSGRGGEAPQPRDGASARDEASDDEHEATALKGEVSKPKEAANEAEDEAPAVAGGQTHVVDFAVHQADGHDEQARAPADEHADKEDSFVMSAPEHTDEVSGSESELEIEPPKVAAVSESEDKASEAEPVAASPEKAAASESEDKESEAEEPAAIATNEAEEVEPKVDQSDVAAKSELERPDVTAAESAGQFDVDNESEHEHDADYIPSEDENDEIDMADDVPPGDFDRELEDFYDDMVLEQLEQEQANQRMASESADDKMSLASQVEADDDQMDVEDDHEKASTAEPMSVVDDDVDVDMLDAGTPHFESPMEAETPRAEVESSMIITEVVEEVVEETVIMEVTTEILVEDAAIEQEATEEAQEEVLEDTQQQEDTDAVEEIYLEPVKEADGEVPVPVVDEDKPAVVSLEPVEGATAPANNEPMGKEVPASPPLTNSFASQKKLSPFAQGFQEAMRETELPPTPLQSMVQAEPEDHDAEEEQETQQADAGVVLEQPGNNSAGSPDLSFNAGESDAEEVASVPRAPVRKAAATRASKRNKNKKKAVRGKSTQLELSEPPTQTRAVSKSAEEEITVQTPSSQEHMSPQPEMAASSSSSPDVSVKLAQQSVAARRSKRGQPQPQEPQPTRISPRLARRRSNSLQSSNQDAEEEPKGSFNLPSNRDLSVLLARGALASPSKGDVSVGLAKDALNSPSKTKSASPLVDDNNTSTAALKADLTKRLRQEFPDCINLTSLKYHVDEHPVVAAIVTSEPTTPVRAKKGPREYVMSFHIIDPSIAPGSVVEVQLYRPHKESLPVVRAGDAVLLQRLQVKSISKKGFGLRSGEESSWAVFDADEGAPQIKGAPVEGWEGYRGYMTGLRGWWRSLDSGARGRVERADRKMREAK, translated from the exons ATGGAGATGGCTGAAGACGGAAACGTCGCTGCGCTTTTGGCGACCAAACTCGCAACACCCATTGCCCAGCTTGGCCCCGATTTGCCAGATCAACCATCGCGAACCGTGCGAGGCGAAGTTGGCATTACCTGGCCCTACAACTCGGTCACCGAGACCTTTGCTTTCTTGCTGGCAGAGCCCGATGTACGACTGCGTCGTGCTCGAGGTCAAGTTCGCATCGAGCTCCATGGTTCCAGCGCAAGGATTCTTTCAAAATGTGGTCTAGGAGCCGGTGATGAGCTACTCTTCTCTCTAGAGGAAGTAACATGGACAAAGGACACATCGCCAGGCGGCATCCCTGGCTCCAGAGTGGAATGGCAATTGCAGTTCGACGAGAAGTTTGTCTTGCAG ATAAAATCTGGCGAAACAAACCAGCTCAGACACTTGAACATCGACCATCCCGAACTCGAGACCGAGGCCTCGCCTCGACCGCCGGCTCCGCTTGCGACAGCACCTCGACCATCGACACCTGAGCCCGAAGAACCACCCGAACACGTCCCTACAATCCGCAAGTTTTTCGAAGTTGCCGAGAACGAATATGCATCCCCAGCACTCATCAAACGGCAGCGACTGTCGTACGGTGCGCTGTTCGAGGATGGGTTTGACCCTTTCgaggaagacggaggagtCAAGGGCAAGGGTCGCAAACGAACTCGGTTTGGCCGCGATAGCAGTGCGTGGCGCTATACCAGCCAGTCACCTAGCCCTGAACCTCAGTCACCAGCTGAGGAGTCTATGGACGAAGATGTGACCGGGAAAACGTCCCCGCAGCCTTCGCCACAAAAAGAAATGCTGGATGAGGGAGTCCAGACAGTCGATATTGAAATGACCGAGCCCACGGACGAGGCGGTGCAAACTGAACCGGTGCAAACAGAGCCAGTACAGCCCGAGTCAACACGGGTCGAGGCAGCGCAAACGGAGCCGATGGAGACGGAGCCGGTACGGACCAAGCCAGTGCAGACACCCCCAGTGCGTACAGAGAGCGCCATGGACGTACTTAGCCAAGCAGCGCTTGCTCATGCGCAGCAGGCACAGAAGTCTCCGGCTTCCGAGGAGCATCCCAGGCTTGCCCAAGCGCAGCAGGAGAAAAGGTCACCTGTTGCTCAGGAGCAGCCAGCTCTCACGATGCCAGAGTTGGCCCCTGCTACCCCCCAACATGACCAGGCTTCTGGAAAGGCTACTGAAAGCCGATCCGGTCCCCCGGCTGCCAATGCCAACACGGACATGCCCAAACTTGATGCCGCCCAAAAGCCTGCCACGGATACGTTTGCTAGTAGCTCACTTTTTGGCACCCCCAAGACTCCTGGTTTCTCCATGTTTGGCACTGGCACGCCCGCCCGGATTCAATCACCTTCAAGCATAGCAGACCAAGTTAGATTCGGGTTTTCTCACATTCCACATACCGCACCCCCTCCGGATGCTCACGATCAACATTTCCATGGGGCCACTGGCTTTGATAAGAACGAGGCATATCCTGATTCGTATCTTGATGACGCGCCGTCTGGTGTGCATATCAACAACTATTTTGCGTCTGCCGACACTCAAGATCTGCCCATTCAACAGCCTCCCATGGCGGAGAACTTTGATAACAATCAGTGGACGGTTACTACAGAGTCCCCGCGCTATAACCAAACCGAGGGCGGCCACTTTGCTGATGACGCTCTGGAGGAGGACACTCGGATGCCTCCTGGCGATGCGGCTCTCCACGCTGCTCATGTTACTCCTAACGCATTGCCGGATGGGTTTGCTAGCTACGGGAATGGCGGGTTGCAAGGCCAGTTTGCGGATGGTGGACTTGCTACTCAGGAAGCTCGTGGCtatggagagggtgatgactCACTTGAGGAAGACGCCGTTGGTGtagacgatgaggaggatcaGGATGCCGTCCAAGATGAGTACGCGTATGGTGAGCCCATCGAAGAAGGCGATTACGACCAGCGAAACTACGTTGAGCCctcggatgatgatgagggtctATCTgaacaggaagaggaggttcaTCAGGAGATTGTGGATCGGTatggtgatgctggggtGTTGGATGAGTCGGAGTTTAAGGGATTCAATGATTTGTCTGAGgaccaggaggaggacgatgaagaggagtatggtgatgaggaggagggggatgagtATGATGATTATGAGGAGGCTCCGGCGGCTAAGCCAGTTTATACtgggagggtgttgccgCGGGCGAATCCGAAGGGGCCGATGGTGATTAGCTTGCTTTCGGACtcagaggatgatgacgtgCCTATGCCTGCGCCCAAGGCACCCCCGGCTGCTGAACCGACGCAGGAGACTCGTAAGAGCCCGGGGATTGGTTCTGATCAGGTTGATCCGGGTCTTtctgaggaggttgaggaatcTGAGGAAGCTAAGGCATCTGAAGCAGCTAAGGACtctgaagaggacgaggagggatctgaggaggaggatcgggagcttgaggaggatgtctATGattctgaggaggagatgccggatgctgaagaggaggtctcggaggttggaggggctGGAGTGGAGCATGAATCAGCATCTGAAGACGAAGTTGGAGATctcaaggtggaggaagctTCTGTTAGAGATGAaaatgaagatgaagacgaagCTGAAGACCACACGGCGGAAGAGGCTTccgacgaagatgaagagccTGAAGAGGAAACCTCGGGCCGTGGAGGTGAAGCGCCACAACCAAGGGATGGGGCTTCAGCCAGAGATGAGGCTTCGGATGACGAGCATGAGGCTACAGCGCTCAAGGGTGAGGTTTCGAAGCCCAAGGAAGCAGCCAACGAGGCCGAAGACGAGGCCCCTGCGGTTGCTGGTGGCCAGACCCATGTGGTTGACTTTGCTGTTCACCAAGCTGATGGGCACGACGAGCAAGCACGCGCACCCGCTGATGAGCATGCCGACAAGGAAGATTCCTTTGTCATGTCGGCACCTGAACACACGGATGAGGTGTCTGGTTCCGAGTCTGAACTTGAGATTGAACCGCCcaaggttgctgctgtttcAGAGTCGGAGGATAAGGCATCCGAGGCTGAACCGGTGGCCGCCTCTCCCGAGAAGGCTGCCGCTTCAGAGTCGGAAGATAAGGAATCCGAGGCTGAAGAGCCGGCTGCTATTGCTACAAACGAAGCTGAGGAGGTAGAACCAAAAGTCGACCAGTCAGATGTCGCAGCCAAATCGGAACTTGAGCGGCCAGATGTCACTGCTGCCGAGTCGGCCGGCCAATTCGACGTTGATAATGAATCCGAGCATGAACACGATGCTGATTATATCCCTTCGGAAGATGAGAATGACGAAATTGACATGGCTGACGATGTGCCCCCCGGGGACTTCGACAGGGAACTCGAGGATTTCTATGACGACATGGTACTGGAACAACTCGAACAAGAGCAGGCTAACCAGCGTATGGCGTCCGAGTCGGCAGATGACAAAATGTCACTTGCGAGTCAAGTCGAGGCCGATGACGACCAGATGGATGTCGAAGACGACCACGAAAAAGCCAGCACGGCCGAACCCATGTCGGTGGTTGACGATGACGTCGATGTTGATATGCTTGATGCGGGAACGCCGCATTTCGAGTCGCCTATGGAAGCAGAGACGCCACGAGCAGAGGTCGAGTCTAGCATGATCATTAccgaggtggttgaggaggttgttgaggagacTGTTATCATGGAGGTGACAACTGAGATTCTTGTGGAGGATGCTGCTATAGAGCAGGAAGCGACTGAGGAAGCACAGGaagaggtgttggaggacaCACAGCAGCAAGAGGACACGGATGCTGTCGAGGAAATTTATCTGGAGCCTGTTAAGGAGGCAGATGGAGAAGTCCCGGTGCCTGTTGTCGACGAGGATAAGCCAGCAGTGGTGTCTCTGGAGCCGGTCGAGGGTGCAACTGCACCGGCCAACAATGAACCAATGGGCAAAGAAGTCCCTGCCTCGCCTCCTCTCACCAATTCTTTTGCATCTCAGAAGAAACTGTCGCCATTCGCTCAAGGGTTTCAGGAAGCAATGCGGGAGACAGAGCtgcccccaacccctctGCAGAGCATGGTGCAAGCGGAGCCTGAGGATcacgatgccgaggaggaacaaGAAACCCAGCAGGCTGACGCGGGTGTTGTTCTAGAGCAGCCAGGCAACAACAGTGCTGGCTCGCCAGATTTGAGCTTCAACGCGGGCGAGTCTGATGCGGAAGAAGTCGCGTCAGTCCCGCGTGCGCCTGTTCGGAAGGCTGCAGCGACGCGTGCAAGCAAACGGAATAAGAACAAGAAAAAGGCAGTCAGAGGCAAGAGCACACAATTAGAGCTTTCCGAGCCGCCCACGCAAACCAGAGCTGTTAGTAAGAGCGCCGAGGAAGAAATCACGGTCCAGACGCCATCCTCTCAAGAGCACATGTCACCGCAGCCCGAAATGGCagcgtcatcctcctcctcgccagatGTGAGCGTCAAGCTCGCCCAGCAGTCGGTAGCAGCGCGACGGAGCAAGAGAgggcagccacagccacagGAGCCGCAGCCAACACGAATTAGCCCGCGACTTGCGAGGAGGCGGTCGAACAGCTTACAGTCGAGTAACCAGGACGCCGAGGAAGAGCCCAAGGGGTCTTTTAACTTGCCCTCCAACCGGGATCTCAGCGTTTTATTGGCGAGAGGCGCGCTGGCCTCGCCATCCAAGGGAGATGTCAGCGTCGGTCTCGCAAAGGATGCGCTGAATTCTCCGTCCAAAACCAAGTCAGCTTCCCCTCTggtcgacgacaacaacaccagcaccgccgcctTGAAGGCCGACCTGACCAAGCGCCTCCGCCAGGAATTCCCCGACTGCATCAACTTGACCTCACTGAAATACCACGTGGACGAGCACCCCGTCGTCGCCGCGATTGTCACCTCTGAACCCACCACGCCTGTCCGCGCCAAGAAGGGACCGAGGGAATACGTCATGTCATTTCACATTATCGACCCGTCGATCGCGCCGGGTAGTGTTGTGGAGGTGCAGTTGTACCGACCGCACAAGGAGTCGCTGCCTGTTGTCAGGGCGGGGGATGCGGTTTTGCTGCAGAGGCTGCAGGTCAAGTCGATTAGCAAGAAGGGGTTTGGGCTGaggtcgggggaggagtcgAGCTGGGCGGTgtttgatgctgatgaggggGCGCCGCAAATTAAGGGGGCGCCagtggagggttgggagggttATAGGGGATATATGACtggtttgagggggtggtggaggagtttggaTTCGGGTGCTAGGGgaagggtggagagggcggataggaagatgagggaggcTAAGTAG
- a CDS encoding hypothetical protein (EggNog:ENOG503NU3Z; COG:E) — MSSLSYRDDSRQGAGGLSDDDDKPMPLDFTHHYSDTTKSRNASKIKAIYKFFQIPGILNIAGGLPNAQFFPYDTLEAQAAKPERWSPSSGSSNPSAPNHITIPHDDSTQKDLLQKIDLATALQYGMAQGYPPLLGWIRQFTRDHLHPGVPYKGGPEVVLTCGSTDGFAKALNLFVTPWRTTDPISSRPGLLCETYVYTNITNQATPLGVQMVPVETDESGMAVSGPGGLEDVLANWDSSKGKRPHLMYTVTLGHNPTGILLSVERKKEIYTICSKYDVIIIEDEPYWYLQFPEASSLEAESRGLPPPPRSSPSTVTTPSSGFPFLDSLTPSFTPLDTDGRVVRLDTFSKTVAPGCRLGWITAQPALIERFERITEATTQQPSGFVQALISKLLISPPPNPSPTPSFSLFSHRPPPSQPSGWQPSGFVTWLSGLRTRYQTRMARMCTILDSGSALITTPPTRSHSWAVVKKVKLYDFSWPRAGMFIWLRMHFFSHPLFPVFKSALSTALMVWLTGGDYKVLVTTGAIFAANDEIKEREGWEYFRLCFAAEEEENVELAAERFVEGVKAFWEVRDHEVIKKLLEEVKSDDEVVGEQEGLVNLAGFMGC, encoded by the exons ATGTCGTCGTTGTCTTATCGTGACGATAGCCGTCAAGGTGCTGGCGGTCTAAGTGACGACGATGATAAGCCAATGCCTCTCGATTTCACCCACCACTACTCTGACACCACTAAAAGCCGGAATGCCAGTAAGATCAAGGCAATCTACAAGTTCTTCCAGATACCTGGCATTCTGAACATTGCTGGTG GTCTCCCCAATGCCCAGTTCTTCCCCTACGACACCTTGGAGGCACAGGCAGCCAAACCTGAGAGATGGTCTCCTTCCTCAGGGTCATCAAACCCTTCAGCACCAaaccacatcaccatcccccatgATGATTCCACTCAGAAGGACCTCCTCCAAAAGATCGACCTAGCCACCGCCCTGCAGTACGGCATGGCCCAAGGctacccccccctcctcggctgGATCAGACAGTTCACCCGcgaccacctccaccccggcGTCCCTTACAAAGGTGGCCCCGAAGTAGTCCTCACCTGCGGCTCAACTGACGGGTTTGCCAaagccctcaacctcttcgtCACCCCCTGGAGAACCACCgatcccatctcatcccgtCCCGGCCTTCTCTGCGAAACCTACGTctacaccaacatcaccaaccaagccACCCCCCTCGGCGTCCAAATGGTGCCGGTCGAAACCGACGAATCCGGGATGGCAGTCTCTGGCCCGGGGGGGTTAGAAGACGTCCTCGCGAACTgggacagcagcaagggGAAACGCCCTCACTTGATGTATACCGTCACCCTAGGCCACAACCCAACCGGTATACTCCTCTCGGTCGAGCGCAAGAAGGAAATCTACACCATCTGCAGCAAATATGACGTGATAATCATCGAAGATGAGCCCTACTGGTACCTCCAATTCCCCGAAGCAAGCTCTCTCGAGGCCGAATCCCGTGGcctgcctccccctcctcgctcctccccttccacagTCACCACTCCATCCTCCggcttccccttcctcgactCCCTAACCCCatccttcacccccctcgaCACCGACGGCCGTGTCGTCCGCCTAGACACCTTCTCAAAAACAGTAGCCCCAGGCTGCCGTCTGGGCTGGATAACCGCCCAACCCGCCCTCATCGAGCGATTCGAACGAATAACCGAAGCGACtacccaacaaccctccGGCTTCGTCCAAGCTCTAATCTCCAAACTGTTGatctccccccctcccaacccctcccccaccccatccttctccctcttctcccaccgcccccccccttcccaaccatcAGGCTGGCAACCGTCCGGCTTCGTAACCTGGCTCTCCGGCCTCCGCACCCGCTACCAGACCCGCATGGCAAGAATGTGCACCATCCTCGACTCCGGCtccgccctcatcaccacccccccaacccgcTCCCACTCATGGGCCGTGGTGAAGAAAGTAAAGTTGTACGACTTTTCGTGGCCGAGAGCGGGCATGTTCATCTGGTTGAGGATGCACTTCTTTTCGCATCCTTTGTTCCCCGTTTTCAAGTCTGCCTTGTCAACCGCGTTGATGGTCTGGCTTACGGGGGGGGACTACAAGGTCTTGGTCACGACAGGGGCAATCTTCGCTGCGAATgacgagatcaaggagagGGAAGGGTGGGAGTACTTCAGGCTTTGTtttgctgccgaggaggaggagaatgtcGAGTTGGCTGCCGAGAggtttgtggagggggtgaaggcgttttgggaggtgagggatcATGAGGTTATCaagaagctgctggaggaggtgaagagtgacgacgaggtggtaggggagcaagaggggttggtgaatcTGGCTGGGTT
- the FMO1 gene encoding monooxygenase (EggNog:ENOG503NWM1; COG:Q) — MGVETVLGQAPFGIHRIAVIGAGPCGLAAAKYLVAQKAYEKIDIYEQQSEVGGVWKYSAKPAENRRVPQVNPECPPDPPLEPGDGNDDKGPVFPSPMYKLLHTNIPRGLMPFTDFPFSDDLLIFPSRDDVQDYLVQYSQDIRHLISFSTEVKDVRLRTDAKGKDQWDVDVLSLRTGELTTATYDAVVVASGHYSIIYIPDMKGISEFNSTHPDIISHSKYYRTPEPFRNKKVIVVGNAASGLDIASQISQVSQQPLLLSVRTPTPEANLEWTGAEEVPEIEEFLVADRAVRFKEGRVEKDIDAIVFATGYLYSFPFLTSLQPPLVTDGRRVRGLYKHLFHIEHPTLVFPGLPIKVVPFPVSQSQAATFSRVWANLLPLPSVDNMKRWEDEEAEKKGSKYHVWPVGADSEYINSVYDWITEAGIPGKEPPRWDEKQCWQRTIHMKAKLRFELEGRKAKTLKELGFDYEPEQKDDSGPLLL; from the coding sequence ATGGGCGTCGAAACAGTATTAGGCCAAGCACCATTCGGTATTCACAGAATCGCAGTCATCGGCGCTGGCCCATGCGGTCTTGCTGCGGCCAAGTATTTGGTGGCCCAAAAAGCCTATGAAAAGATCGATATCTATGAGCAGCAATCAGAGGTTGGAGGCGTCTGGAAGTATAGCGCAAAGCCGGCGGAGAACCGTCGTGTGCCCCAAGTGAACCCCGAATGCCCGCCAGACCCCCCTTTGGAGCCTGGAGATGGCAATGACGATAAGGGACCAGTTTTTCCCTCGCCCATGTACAAACTACTACACACAAACATTCCACGAGGTTTAATGCCTTTTACGGACTTTCCTTTCTCAGATGATCTCCTTATCTTCCCCTCTCGCGATGACGTACAGGACTATCTGGTTCAGTACTCCCAGGACATAAGGCACCTCATCAGTTTCTCTACCGAGGTCAAAGATGTTCGCCTGAGAACAGATGCCAAGGGAAAGGATCAGTGGGACGTGGATGTGTTATCGCTACGAACAGGCGAGCTTACGACCGCAACATacgatgctgttgttgtcgcaTCTGGTCATTATTCTATCATTTATATCCCCGACATGAAGGGGATATCCGAGTTCAACAGCACACACCCCGATATAATTTCTCACTCCAAATACTACCGCACTCCCGAACCATTTAGGAACAAAAAGGTCATCGTGGTGGGCAACGCTGCCTCGGGCTTGGATATCGCCTCGCAAATCAGCCAAGTCTCGCAACAACCATTACTCTTATCGGTGCGGACACCAACCCCAGAGGCCAACCTTGAATGGACCGGGGCCGAGGAAGTCCCAGAAATTGAAGAGTTTCTCGTGGCAGACAGAGCTGTCCGATTCAAAGAGGGCAGGGTTGAGAAGGACATTGATGCCATCGTCTTCGCAACGGGCTACCTCtactccttcccctttctcaCCTCACTACAACCACCGTTGGTGACGGATGGGCGTCGAGTCAGGGGGCTCTATAAACATCTCTTTCACATTGAACACCCAACATTGGTGTTCCCAGGACTGCCTATAAAGGTGGTACCATTCCCCGTCTCACAAAGCCAAGCAGCCACCTTCTCACGGGTGTGGGCGAACCTGCTGCCCTTACCATCAGTGGATAATATGAAACGttgggaggacgaggaagctGAAAAGAAAGGTTCCAAGTATCACGTCTGGCCGGTGGGCGCGGATTCAGAGTACATCAACTCGGTCTATGACTGGATCACTGAAGCCGGCATTCCAGGCAAGGAGCCACCTCGATGGGACGAGAAGCAGTGCTGGCAGAGAACCATCCACATGAAGGCCAAATTAAGGTTTGAATTGGAGGGTCGCAAGGCGAAGACTCTCAAAGAGCTCGGTTTTGACTATGAGCCGGAGCAGAAAGATGACTCGGGGCCGTTGTTGCTTTGA